The following proteins come from a genomic window of Mammaliicoccus sp. Marseille-Q6498:
- a CDS encoding WecB/TagA/CpsF family glycosyltransferase, translating into MAKVLEKDLNRVSEQIVLNSDNSYDVIKPQTINVLGLPFANLTAIEMVDRVKHFVNQDTVDNMFIVTANPEIAHYAYNNNHYQRRIRQADYIVPDGIGIVKAAKYLNTPLKERVPGIELMEEMLNIANASSKKVFLLGSSKEGVKETRKILERQYPNITFDHKHGYKHVLDHKVTSKIKKFNPDFIFVAMGYPKQEDWIYYNRHHFEHTVMMGVGGSFDVISGNVKRAPKMFIKLNLEWFYRIVTDLKRLERAFKIPLFIKEVQFQKASLPKKNKYDYMKNR; encoded by the coding sequence ATGGCAAAAGTACTAGAAAAAGATTTAAACAGAGTAAGTGAACAAATCGTATTAAATAGTGATAATAGTTATGATGTTATTAAACCACAGACCATAAATGTGCTCGGTTTGCCATTTGCAAACCTTACAGCAATTGAGATGGTTGATCGAGTTAAGCATTTTGTAAATCAAGATACTGTCGATAATATGTTTATTGTAACAGCAAATCCAGAAATTGCGCATTATGCATACAATAACAATCATTATCAAAGACGTATTAGACAAGCTGATTATATCGTGCCAGATGGTATTGGTATCGTAAAAGCTGCTAAATATTTAAATACACCATTAAAAGAACGTGTACCTGGTATTGAATTAATGGAAGAAATGCTTAATATCGCTAACGCAAGCAGTAAAAAGGTATTTTTACTTGGTTCTTCAAAAGAAGGCGTGAAAGAAACAAGAAAAATATTAGAAAGACAATATCCAAATATAACATTTGATCATAAACATGGGTACAAACATGTTTTAGACCATAAAGTAACGAGCAAGATAAAGAAATTTAATCCTGATTTTATCTTCGTTGCTATGGGATATCCTAAGCAAGAGGACTGGATTTATTACAATAGACATCATTTCGAACATACCGTGATGATGGGCGTAGGTGGATCATTTGATGTTATTAGCGGTAACGTAAAGCGCGCACCGAAAATGTTTATCAAATTAAATTTAGAATGGTTCTATAGAATTGTCACAGATTTAAAACGATTAGAACGTGCGTTTAAGATTCCATTATTTATTAAAGAAGTACAGTTCCAAAAAGCATCACTACCTAAGAAGAATAAATACGATTATATGAAAAATAGATAA
- the tagH gene encoding teichoic acids export ABC transporter ATP-binding subunit TagH: MKESVIIKNLTKEYKIFRNNKERLKDVFLPKHKSKRFNALDDVSFTAYEGDIIGLVGINGSGKSTLSNIIGGSLQPTSGSIESYGDVNVIAINSGLNTQLNGIDNIEYKMLLLGFTKKEIKELTPEIIEFSELGEFIYQPVKKYSSGMKSKLGFAINVTVNPDILVIDEALSVGDQTFTKKSLDKMNQFKEAGKTIFFVSHNIGQVKDFCTKIAWIEGGKLKEFGSNEDILPKYQAFLKDFNNKSVQDKKAFKDELDSKRFFTK; the protein is encoded by the coding sequence ATGAAAGAATCCGTTATTATCAAAAATTTAACAAAAGAATATAAAATTTTCCGTAATAATAAAGAAAGACTTAAAGATGTGTTTCTCCCAAAACATAAATCAAAGCGATTTAATGCTCTTGATGATGTTTCATTCACTGCATATGAAGGAGATATCATTGGCCTTGTCGGTATCAATGGCTCAGGTAAGTCTACTTTAAGTAATATTATCGGTGGCTCTTTACAGCCTACAAGCGGCAGTATTGAAAGCTATGGTGATGTGAATGTAATTGCTATCAATTCAGGTTTGAACACTCAATTAAATGGTATAGATAATATTGAGTATAAAATGTTGTTGTTAGGTTTCACTAAAAAAGAAATAAAAGAATTAACACCTGAAATTATCGAGTTTTCTGAACTGGGAGAATTTATATATCAACCCGTAAAGAAGTACTCTAGTGGTATGAAATCTAAGTTAGGTTTTGCGATTAATGTTACTGTAAATCCAGATATACTTGTAATCGATGAAGCTTTATCTGTTGGTGACCAAACATTTACTAAAAAAAGTTTAGATAAAATGAATCAGTTTAAAGAAGCCGGTAAGACTATTTTCTTCGTCAGCCATAACATTGGTCAAGTGAAAGACTTTTGTACTAAAATTGCTTGGATTGAAGGCGGAAAATTAAAAGAATTCGGTTCAAATGAAGATATTTTACCTAAATATCAAGCTTTCCTAAAAGATTTTAATAATAAATCAGTACAAGATAAAAAAGCATTTAAAGATGAATTAGATTCAAAACGTTTCTTCACAAAATAA
- a CDS encoding AMP-binding protein has protein sequence MTILKRIEEQVHNKQSFKAMYVDDFAISYMDLWNESKKLSHELRQFSEGTKIGIAQEHPIIFMKWYLAVLMNKQIPCVIDATSSDERIDELLLTYKIQVLIDNQSNIKSIDIEDQFFMPKDILHIGFTSGTTGLPKAYMRNHSSWVKSFEYNELLLNHKSDVLVAPGPHAHSLSLYVLIYALCTGRCFMGQSKFDALLLNQTMKNMPSTQTLFIVPTMLFSLMNNKCELKYVERIFSSGAKLSRNVFQKFKQQYEHVNLIEFFGSSEASFISYNMNGNASIDSVGKLFPNVKIKLKDKSKDGIGRLYVKSEMTFSGYIGDVSEVEWINIGDWASINEQGELCLYGRESDRLIIGGKNVYPELIEQKVLSMNEVDEAIIVSEAHNKFGEVGVLIYKGANRLSYLNVKNKLLNDGVSRYEIPSKIIQVRKMIYTTSGKIARQKMKQAYEEGGEIWNQLL, from the coding sequence ATGACGATTTTAAAGCGCATAGAAGAACAAGTTCATAACAAACAGTCATTCAAAGCTATGTATGTAGATGATTTTGCCATTTCATATATGGATTTATGGAATGAGTCTAAAAAATTATCACATGAATTACGCCAATTCTCTGAAGGTACAAAAATTGGTATTGCCCAAGAACATCCAATCATTTTTATGAAATGGTATTTGGCAGTATTAATGAACAAACAAATACCATGTGTGATTGATGCAACATCAAGTGATGAGAGAATTGATGAATTGCTATTAACATATAAAATACAAGTTTTGATAGATAATCAATCAAATATAAAATCAATCGACATAGAAGATCAATTTTTTATGCCTAAAGATATTTTACATATCGGATTTACATCTGGAACGACCGGATTACCAAAAGCTTACATGAGAAATCATAGTTCATGGGTGAAATCTTTTGAATATAATGAATTGCTTTTGAATCACAAATCGGATGTACTCGTTGCTCCGGGACCACATGCCCATTCTTTATCATTGTATGTACTGATTTATGCTTTGTGCACTGGTAGATGCTTTATGGGGCAAAGTAAATTTGATGCATTGTTATTAAATCAAACAATGAAAAATATGCCATCAACACAAACGCTATTTATCGTGCCAACAATGTTATTTAGCCTTATGAACAACAAATGCGAATTAAAATATGTTGAACGTATTTTTTCATCTGGCGCAAAATTATCTAGAAACGTATTTCAAAAATTTAAACAACAATATGAACACGTTAATCTTATTGAATTTTTCGGAAGTTCTGAGGCGAGTTTTATAAGTTACAATATGAATGGTAATGCTTCAATAGACTCTGTTGGAAAATTATTTCCGAATGTAAAAATAAAATTAAAAGATAAAAGCAAAGATGGTATTGGTAGACTATATGTAAAAAGTGAAATGACTTTTAGTGGATATATAGGAGACGTGAGCGAAGTAGAATGGATTAATATTGGAGACTGGGCTTCTATAAATGAACAGGGTGAATTGTGTTTATATGGACGTGAAAGTGACCGGCTCATTATTGGTGGGAAAAATGTTTACCCTGAGTTAATTGAACAAAAAGTTTTAAGTATGAATGAAGTTGATGAAGCGATTATCGTAAGTGAAGCACATAATAAATTTGGTGAGGTAGGCGTTCTTATTTATAAAGGGGCGAATCGATTATCATATCTTAATGTAAAAAATAAATTATTAAACGATGGCGTGAGTCGTTATGAAATACCATCTAAAATTATCCAAGTTCGAAAAATGATTTATACAACAAGTGGAAAAATTGCGAGACAAAAAATGAAACAAGCTTATGAAGAAGGAGGAGAAATATGGAACCAGTTATTGTAG
- a CDS encoding thiolase family protein, whose product MEPVIVAAKRTPFGKYGGVLKHLEPEMLLMPLYDYLKSEHQHAMKDLSEVVLGNVVGNGGNIARKSLLEAELSEHVPGVTIDRQCGSGLEAVTYACRMIQANAGEIYVAGGVESTSRAPWKIKRPQSLYDAQLPNFYERASFAPEGEDPSMIEAAENVAQVYNISRTEQDEFAYNSHQKTLKAIEEGHLAKEILPLKVRNEIVDRDESIKPRLNLKTLSRFKPLIQDGTVTVGNSCMKNDGAVLLLVMSKEKAISLGYTEGLEFIDSVAKGVNPNLLGIGPVPATTELLKRSNLSIDKIDGIELNEAFSSQVLASKHMLDIPDEKFNIYGGALAIGHPYGASGAQLVTRLFHMKQLTYSIATMGIGGGMGHATLFKRWTRRD is encoded by the coding sequence ATGGAACCAGTTATTGTAGCAGCTAAGAGAACACCTTTTGGTAAATATGGTGGTGTATTGAAACATTTAGAACCTGAAATGTTATTAATGCCACTTTATGATTATTTGAAAAGTGAACATCAACATGCAATGAAAGACTTATCAGAAGTAGTATTAGGAAATGTAGTAGGGAACGGTGGTAACATTGCAAGAAAATCACTATTAGAAGCGGAGTTATCAGAACATGTTCCAGGTGTCACGATTGATAGACAATGTGGATCTGGTTTAGAAGCAGTTACTTATGCTTGTAGAATGATACAAGCAAATGCTGGTGAAATATATGTTGCCGGTGGTGTAGAAAGTACAAGTAGAGCACCTTGGAAAATAAAGCGTCCACAGTCCCTTTACGACGCACAGTTGCCAAACTTTTATGAAAGAGCTTCATTTGCACCAGAAGGCGAAGATCCATCAATGATTGAAGCGGCTGAGAACGTTGCACAAGTTTATAATATTTCGCGAACAGAACAAGACGAATTTGCTTATAATAGCCATCAAAAGACATTAAAAGCTATAGAAGAAGGGCATTTAGCAAAAGAAATTCTACCACTAAAAGTTAGAAATGAAATAGTAGATCGTGATGAAAGTATAAAACCGAGATTAAACTTAAAAACTTTATCAAGATTTAAACCATTAATACAAGATGGCACAGTTACTGTAGGTAATAGTTGTATGAAAAATGATGGTGCAGTACTTTTACTTGTAATGAGTAAAGAGAAGGCTATCTCGCTTGGCTATACAGAAGGGCTAGAATTCATCGATAGTGTCGCTAAAGGGGTAAATCCTAACTTGCTAGGAATAGGGCCAGTACCAGCAACTACAGAGCTTTTAAAGAGATCAAATTTATCTATAGACAAAATAGACGGTATAGAATTGAATGAAGCATTTAGCTCACAAGTGTTAGCATCTAAACATATGCTCGATATACCAGATGAAAAATTTAATATATATGGTGGTGCGCTAGCCATTGGACACCCATACGGAGCAAGTGGCGCACAACTCGTGACACGATTATTCCATATGAAGCAACTTACATATTCAATTGCAACTATGGGTATTGGAGGTGGAATGGGGCATGCAACACTGTTCAAAAGATGGACGAGAAGAGATTAA